One genomic region from Anabaena sp. PCC 7108 encodes:
- a CDS encoding FAD-dependent oxidoreductase, with protein sequence MLNQTYTTDVLVVGGGTGGTAAAIQAARRGAKTILVSEFSWLGGMLTAAGVSVPDGNELEAFQTGLWGAFIQELRQRQPGGLDNSWVSFFSYEPRIGAEIFADWVKELPNLQWISDKVPLEVLRQGDCITGVRFADFTVNAKIILDGTELGDLLALGEVPYRWGWELKSQWGEPSAPESCNSLTEKYPIQAPTWVVVMQDFGESIAPETAPAPNYDPSLFIGAWDDYGVERFLNYGRLPRGQFMINWPICGNDYGQKANRLIKSDSDRREFAQECFWHSQNFAHFIQTQLGRRYGLAEGVFPSFSPAFALHPYYRESRRLEGLFTLCEQDILPLAGGRVAAKFDDTVAIGNYANDHHYPGDKFSLQPKSIRWGGRWTGTPFTIPYRCLIPVTTDGLLVCEKNISVSHIANGATRLQPVVMSIGQAAGMAAALCCELECQPRDLPVRTLQAALLTDERLPSALRSAQSPAAIVPLFNLSTNHPDWLDWQIHYLDNPEAYPISGNCPRLLVNPYDYLNLDCFIGIFNRLEQQRYTFTITNSTEFSPKIWQIVTLKSHIDEQLQALPPQEKLTIWGRTNSSGNWLLVEYIDEVSN encoded by the coding sequence ATGCTCAATCAAACCTATACAACCGATGTCCTAGTTGTCGGAGGAGGAACCGGCGGAACTGCGGCGGCTATCCAAGCGGCACGAAGAGGCGCTAAAACCATTCTTGTGAGCGAATTTTCTTGGTTAGGCGGAATGCTAACCGCAGCGGGCGTATCTGTACCAGATGGTAACGAATTAGAAGCATTTCAAACAGGATTATGGGGTGCATTTATACAAGAATTACGCCAACGACAACCAGGAGGATTAGATAATAGTTGGGTGAGTTTTTTCAGTTATGAACCGCGTATAGGTGCGGAAATCTTTGCTGACTGGGTAAAGGAATTACCTAATCTACAATGGATATCAGACAAAGTCCCCTTAGAAGTGTTGCGTCAGGGAGACTGTATTACAGGTGTACGCTTTGCAGACTTCACTGTCAACGCCAAAATTATTCTTGATGGTACAGAATTAGGAGATTTATTAGCCTTAGGTGAAGTACCTTATCGTTGGGGTTGGGAACTAAAGTCACAATGGGGAGAACCTAGCGCACCAGAAAGTTGTAACTCGCTTACCGAAAAATATCCCATACAAGCGCCCACTTGGGTGGTTGTAATGCAAGATTTTGGGGAAAGTATCGCTCCAGAAACTGCCCCTGCTCCTAATTATGATCCATCCTTATTTATAGGGGCTTGGGACGACTATGGAGTAGAGAGATTTTTAAATTATGGTCGCTTGCCAAGAGGTCAGTTTATGATTAACTGGCCTATTTGTGGCAACGACTACGGCCAAAAAGCTAATCGGTTGATAAAGTCAGACTCAGATAGACGTGAGTTTGCCCAAGAATGTTTCTGGCATAGTCAAAACTTTGCCCATTTTATCCAAACTCAGCTTGGTCGGCGTTACGGTTTAGCAGAAGGTGTTTTTCCTAGTTTCTCTCCAGCTTTTGCGCTGCATCCTTACTATCGGGAAAGTCGCCGCTTAGAAGGACTATTTACTCTCTGTGAGCAGGATATTCTGCCATTAGCAGGGGGTAGAGTCGCAGCAAAATTTGATGATACGGTTGCTATTGGTAACTACGCCAACGACCACCATTATCCTGGTGATAAGTTCTCACTGCAACCTAAATCTATCCGCTGGGGGGGACGTTGGACTGGAACTCCCTTTACTATTCCCTATCGTTGTCTAATTCCAGTGACTACAGATGGTTTGCTGGTCTGTGAAAAGAATATTTCTGTGTCCCACATTGCTAATGGGGCAACCAGACTACAACCAGTTGTTATGAGTATAGGTCAAGCAGCGGGTATGGCAGCTGCTCTATGTTGTGAGTTAGAATGTCAACCCAGGGATTTGCCAGTTAGAACGCTGCAAGCAGCTTTATTAACTGATGAGCGATTGCCTTCGGCACTGCGCTCCGCGCAATCGCCTGCGGCAATTGTTCCCCTGTTTAACTTATCAACCAATCATCCAGACTGGCTAGACTGGCAAATTCATTATTTGGACAACCCAGAAGCATATCCCATTAGTGGTAATTGTCCTCGTTTATTGGTTAATCCGTATGATTACTTGAATCTTGATTGTTTCATAGGCATTTTTAATCGCCTAGAGCAACAACGCTACACATTTACTATCACCAACTCAACTGAATTTTCACCGAAAATTTGGCAGATTGTTACCTTGAAATCCCATATTGATGAGCAACTGCAAGCCCTTCCCCCTCAAGAAAAGCTCACTATCTGGGGACGAACAAACTCATCTGGTAACTGGCTACTCGTTGAATATATCGACGAAGTATCAAATTGA
- the glnA gene encoding type I glutamate--ammonia ligase produces the protein MTTPKEVLKMIQDKNIQMIDLKFIDTPGTWQHLTMYQDQIDESSFSDGVPFDGSSIRGWKGIEESDMTMVLDPNTAWIDPFMKEPTLSIICSIKEPRTGEWYNRCPRVIAQKAIDYLASTGLGDTAFFGPEAEFFIFDDVRYDQTANSGYYYVDSVEGRWNTGREESPNLGYKTRFKEGYFPVPPTDSFQDMRTEMLLTMKDCGVPIEKQHHEVATGGQCELGFRFGKLIEAADWLMTYKYVIKNVARKYGKTVTFMPKPIFGDNGSGMHCHQSIWKGGQPLFAGDKYAGMSEMGLYYIGGILKHAPALLAITNPTTNSYKRLVPGYEAPVNLAYSQGNRSASVRIPLSGDNPKAKRLEFRCPDATSNPYLAFAAMLCAGIDGIKNKIHPGEPLDKNIYELSPEELAKIPSTPGSLELALEALENDHAFLTDTGVFSEDFIQNWIDYKLANEVKQMQLRPHPYEFFLYYDC, from the coding sequence ATGACAACACCAAAAGAAGTCTTGAAGATGATTCAAGACAAAAACATTCAGATGATTGATCTGAAATTCATCGATACACCAGGGACTTGGCAACATTTGACCATGTACCAGGATCAAATTGATGAAAGTTCATTCTCTGATGGTGTGCCTTTCGACGGTTCTAGTATTCGGGGCTGGAAAGGTATCGAAGAATCTGACATGACAATGGTACTCGATCCCAACACCGCTTGGATCGACCCATTCATGAAAGAGCCAACTCTAAGTATCATTTGTAGTATTAAAGAACCCCGTACAGGCGAATGGTATAATCGTTGCCCCCGTGTTATTGCTCAAAAAGCAATAGATTATCTCGCTTCTACCGGACTTGGTGATACAGCTTTCTTTGGTCCTGAAGCTGAATTTTTCATCTTTGATGATGTCCGCTACGACCAAACCGCCAACTCAGGTTACTACTACGTAGATTCCGTAGAAGGTCGTTGGAACACTGGTAGAGAGGAAAGCCCTAACCTCGGTTATAAAACCCGCTTCAAAGAAGGTTACTTCCCTGTTCCACCAACAGACAGCTTTCAAGATATGCGGACAGAAATGCTGCTAACTATGAAAGACTGTGGTGTACCCATTGAAAAGCAACACCACGAAGTTGCAACTGGTGGTCAGTGCGAACTTGGTTTTAGATTTGGTAAGTTAATCGAAGCTGCTGACTGGTTGATGACTTACAAATACGTCATCAAGAACGTTGCCAGAAAATACGGCAAAACCGTCACCTTCATGCCAAAACCAATTTTTGGCGATAACGGTTCCGGTATGCACTGTCACCAATCTATTTGGAAAGGTGGTCAACCTCTGTTTGCAGGTGACAAGTACGCTGGCATGAGTGAAATGGGACTCTACTACATCGGTGGTATCCTCAAGCACGCACCAGCACTGTTGGCAATCACCAACCCCACTACAAACTCTTACAAACGTCTAGTACCTGGCTATGAAGCACCTGTAAACTTGGCTTATTCCCAAGGTAATCGTTCTGCTTCTGTGCGGATTCCTCTGTCTGGAGATAACCCCAAAGCCAAGCGGTTAGAGTTCCGTTGTCCAGATGCCACTTCTAACCCCTATTTAGCCTTTGCTGCCATGCTTTGTGCTGGTATTGATGGTATTAAGAACAAAATCCATCCTGGTGAACCCTTAGATAAAAATATCTATGAACTTTCTCCAGAAGAATTGGCGAAAATTCCTTCCACTCCAGGTTCTTTAGAATTGGCATTAGAAGCGCTCGAAAACGATCACGCTTTCTTGACAGATACAGGCGTATTCTCCGAAGACTTCATCCAAAACTGGATTGACTACAAACTGGCTAACGAAGTTAAGCAGATGCAGTTGCGTCCTCATCCTTACGAATTCTTCTTGTATTACGATTGCTAA
- the apcB gene encoding allophycocyanin subunit beta, with protein MRDAVTTLIKNYDVTGRYFDRNAIDSLKSYFETGTARVQAAAAINSNAAAIVKQAGAKLFEDLPELIRPGGNAYTTRRFAACLRDMDYYLRYATYALVAGNMNVLDERVLQGLRETYNSLGVPIGSTVQGIQIMKDIVKAQVTAAGVANTAFVDEPFDYITRELSEIDV; from the coding sequence ATGCGCGATGCAGTTACAACTTTAATTAAGAATTATGACGTAACCGGTCGTTATTTTGACCGGAATGCAATTGACAGCCTCAAGTCTTACTTTGAAACCGGTACAGCAAGAGTACAAGCGGCAGCTGCAATTAATTCTAATGCAGCGGCTATTGTTAAACAGGCTGGTGCTAAGTTATTTGAAGACTTACCAGAATTGATTCGTCCTGGTGGAAATGCCTATACAACTCGTAGATTTGCGGCTTGTTTACGGGATATGGATTATTACCTGCGCTATGCTACTTATGCCTTAGTTGCTGGCAATATGAATGTGTTGGATGAACGTGTGTTGCAAGGACTCCGGGAAACCTACAATTCTTTGGGTGTACCTATTGGTTCAACAGTTCAGGGCATCCAGATTATGAAAGATATCGTCAAGGCACAAGTTACAGCTGCGGGTGTGGCTAATACTGCTTTTGTGGATGAGCCTTTTGACTATATCACTCGTGAATTGAGTGAGATTGATGTTTAA
- the patX gene encoding heterocyst-inhibiting protein PatX — translation MRAAISLLVSSLVFGSLAFNCEAVLTRLSYLLIATSGSQQLLADKPKTSPNQPETPAPHRGSGRKESMGYSRNIYSVV, via the coding sequence ATGCGTGCTGCCATTTCACTTTTAGTATCGAGTCTGGTATTCGGCTCCTTAGCTTTTAACTGCGAAGCGGTACTCACTCGCCTTTCCTACCTGCTCATTGCTACTTCTGGTTCACAACAGCTACTCGCTGATAAGCCTAAAACTAGTCCTAACCAACCAGAAACGCCAGCACCTCATCGCGGTAGTGGGCGCAAAGAGTCAATGGGATATTCCAGAAATATCTATTCTGTTGTTTAA